Within the Criblamydia sequanensis CRIB-18 genome, the region GCAATTTCTCCTATCGTGTTCCTTTGAAGTTCAAAATTAAAAATTTCAAGGTCTTCTTGCATATGTTTATCAGAGGTGGTTCCTGTTAAGGGTACAATGCCTATGGCAATGAGAAACCGAAAGAAAATCTGAGCAGGAGTTTTCTGATATTCAAATGCCGCCTTTTGAACCGTTTCAGAATTAAGAATTTCCGGATTTGCTGTCAGTGTCCAAAAGGATTGATAGGTTATTTCCTTTTTTTCACACCAGGCCCGTATCTCTTTATCATAACCGGTCTCTCGATAAAAACGGTTTTGCAAAATCGTCGGCTTGACTTGAGAGGCTTCATATAACTCTTTCAATATATCCAAGTCATAGCAGTTGCTTATACCTAGGCGTTGGACTCCCCCTTGATTGTGAATTTCTTCCATAGCTTTCCAAACCGCTAGGGTCTCCTCCCTTTTATTCAAAGGTGAATGAAGAATCCAACCATTGAGATAAGAAACTCCGAGATTTTTCCTTGAAACTTCAAAAGATTGGTGGACTTGGCTCTTTAAAGGGGCTTTAAAGTCATAAGGGATATTATTGGGGTCT harbors:
- a CDS encoding aldo/keto reductase family protein produces the protein MENRDTKVAMPHLIYGTAWKKEKTADLVTKAIQYGFRGIDTACQPKHYNEKGVGDALKKLEESGFSRKSLYIQTKFTPLNGQDPNNIPYDFKAPLKSQVHQSFEVSRKNLGVSYLNGWILHSPLNKREETLAVWKAMEEIHNQGGVQRLGISNCYDLDILKELYEASQVKPTILQNRFYRETGYDKEIRAWCEKKEITYQSFWTLTANPEILNSETVQKAAFEYQKTPAQIFFRFLIAIGIVPLTGTTSDKHMQEDLEIFNFELQRNTIGEIASLFD